Within Silene latifolia isolate original U9 population unplaced genomic scaffold, ASM4854445v1 scaffold_398, whole genome shotgun sequence, the genomic segment CTTCACCATTACTCGTCAAATTTACCAAAGTTTTACGCCTGGTATTCAGCTTATATAACTCTATCCAAGAGTCTATGGAACTCGTATTGTCCTTTCGCCTCAACCATACACGGATATGTCCTGATTGCAAATAACTCGAACAATCTACAAGTGCAAGTGACTCATGCATGCTTAATAAACGCCTCGATTCTTGTCGTAGTCGTTTCTTATCATATTTAAAATCGGGCAATTTTGAGCAAGTGAAGGCCTCACTCGacaaattaaaacgaaggtaatgtGTCACATTATTTGCCTTTCTCCCAACGCGAGCAAGCCAATAAATCTCGCCTTCAAAATTAAAGGTATGTGAAGTTTTCGACAAATACTTGACATTCTCAATCGAACCTCTTTTCTCCTTGGGCGAAGTCCAAGAACCGGAACCAAGGTTATACACCTTGGTTTTCTTATCATAAAACTTCAAATTAAGGGCCACCAGCTTATAATTATTACTTCTCGTATCAAACCCGAACCCAAACCCAACATTACTATTCGTAAACATCATCAATGTTTTAGAAACCGGGATATCTATGACTTTCCCAAGCACCGGGTTCCATAAGAAAATCGCGTTTTCCCTTCTATCGACCCGACGTGAAGTAACAGAGAGCAACACGAGTCCATCGATGTAACCCAGTATAAATACTTTACCTCGACAGAATTCCTTTACGTCAATATTATCAACAGTCTCAGGAGTTCGACGGCTACAGATATTCAATGCTGATGTTGCAAAATCAAAGTATTTAGTTTGTCCGAAGTAACGGTATAGATTGAATAATTCGTACTCCCAACTTTGAATGTTTTTTGTGCGTGATTGATGAAGATGATGTTGTTGATGGAATCTCGGATCACAAATAACCGAGTTCCATGATTTGCAAACGACCCTTAATTTCAACAAATTTTCCGCCGGTAGCCATTTCAATATTTCTGATAATACTTCCGGAGGCAAATATGCGACGGTCTTTCTGATCTTCATACTAGTACTAGAAAATTCGTACCTTTTTTTTTTGGAGTAGTTGCGTGCTACAAAGGTGTCTGaccaataataatatataaatactaGTAATAGAAAATTATAAGTGTATTAGGGTTTGGTTTCTAATTTTCCATATTTTATttacaaatcaaatcaaatagtCCATATCCATATTTTTTATAACCTAGTTGCCTTTTATGACCTAACCCGTAGGCCGTAACCCCGTTCAATCCGACCTTTTTTTCCAGGGTCAAGATTCGAATATCTTGACCGGTTGATCCCCAATCGATGAATCAAGCCCGAATgattcatcaatcaatcaaacaatcaatactatatattaaatccagaatcCAAGTAACTTCAATgcaattaaagaaagttatacaaattaattacactatatagttttaaatcaatagcaccgtgtgatggaccagATTGAGGGATcttaatgcaaatattatatagtttgggtaaaaattaaattatatagaagtttggtaattttctTAAACATTTGTAATAGACTAAAACattgtcaatttccttaaaataaaataattaattaagatgatcaatttcaagTAGACTAAAGAAAAAAGATGCTTGATAATTTTCCGAAACATTTAAAGAAGATtggaagatggtcaatttccttaaaataaaataattaattagtacaaaaatgCACATTTATGAtaattattatcattataaaattatatattaaatttaaaatctatgcaactTTATTAAAATTGCATggctaagtagtaaaagtaatttcttTACTAAAGAAAAGAATTTTAGTAACATTGGTTATAGTTATATGGTAGTAATCattcatttgaatagtaaaagtatcaatattatcagcgagattagtaaaagtggtagaaacaataacgggagtagtgaaataatcaatattaatatggcaatagtgaaagtaataataattacggcgggagtagtgaaattatcaatattaatgcggaagtagtgacagtaacaataattacggtgggagtagtgaaagtaacaatgattacgggcaagtaatgaaatgttattactatatattgttttattaataagagtaaagtattaatagcgggagtagtgaatttgtctcaaaatttatttcatcgtaattttaggatatgtcatagaaaaatatattaatgataaatttatgagttatgcaactttaagtaattttatttaatgaaaaaaaaattaatggtaagtagaggtagcccgggcgatgCCGGATACCAATACTAGTACTATGTATTAATtccagaa encodes:
- the LOC141639460 gene encoding F-box protein At2g07140-like, producing MKIRKTVAYLPPEVLSEILKWLPAENLLKLRVVCKSWNSVICDPRFHQQHHLHQSRTKNIQSWEYELFNLYRYFGQTKYFDFATSALNICSRRTPETVDNIDVKEFCRGKVFILGYIDGLVLLSVTSRRVDRRENAIFLWNPVLGKVIDIPVSKTLMMFTNSNVGFGFGFDTRSNNYKLVALNLKFYDKKTKVYNLGSGSWTSPKEKRGSIENVKYLSKTSHTFNFEGEIYWLARVGRKANNVTHYLRFNLSSEAFTCSKLPDFKYDKKRLRQESRRLLSMHESLALVDCSSYLQSGHIRVWLRRKDNTSSIDSWIELYKLNTRRKTLVNLTSNGEAYLRSWSMNGRITLYVYDLKSGEEKVGSRTNELDLNFENGYIQSLALLGQPHSRLFPSFVSQNLPIRYWMR